The proteins below come from a single Drosophila busckii strain San Diego stock center, stock number 13000-0081.31 chromosome X, ASM1175060v1, whole genome shotgun sequence genomic window:
- the LOC108605645 gene encoding ubiquitin carboxyl-terminal hydrolase MINDY-3 homolog, translating to MSDACEREQRSEKCASPKTASATPSMTLASTALESQLHKTTTTTASSTGQQQQQQEVAMSSTGGNAAASTAAGHQQPQQQQQQMQQQQQQQMQRPSENDMRELREIKQLLWGDMVREDVFNRWSQGFEFSDVEPSALVQKQGGPCAVIAPVQAYLLKIIIMDMPGTHLAKLPSDKCQSLLIEALCNILQNCRAPRFKIVTLQRRSTKEHRMSASSSPATNPSDVQEAEEATEAASGADATLESRLDWDFDFELTPEQFHERLHTIYFDQIIDVARYYMANQQQLQQTYGVLLFMYSVFLTKGTEQVTSEISDTSEPLIHSTYGYGAQSLINLMLTGRAVAHVWDNEQDVGGLKLRGICEQSDIGFITLMEQMRYCTVGSFFKNPRFPVWVMGSDTHLTVLFSYEQRLVSPETASETGRRIFKSYDPEGNNFISSTLLRDVLQALDLVSEPAYVNLMQKRLDPENLGIILLNAFMDEFFPQERQSTPDTFELMHYNGIPGSNDNNKVRYYFGSAILLEADLKSICTSNPMVTCLQTKWPNIEINWHDTYMPSLN from the exons ATGAGCGACGCATGCGAACGGGAGCAACGCAGCGAAAAGTGCGCCTCGCCGAAAACTGCATCAGCAACGCCGTCGATGACGTTGGCTTCGACAGCCTTGGAATCGCAATtgcacaaaacaacaacaacaacagcatcatcaacaggccaacaacaacaacagcaggaaGTGGCCATGAGTAGTACAGGTGGTAATGCAGctgcatcaacagcagcgggacaccagcagccgcaacaacaacaacaacaaatgcaacaacaacaacaacaacaaatgcagcgaCCTAGTGAAAATGATATGCGTGAGCTGCGcgaaataaaacaattgctttGGGGCGATATGGTGCGCGAAGATGTATTCAACCGTTGGTCTCAAG GTTTTGAGTTTAGTGATGTGGAGCCGTCGGCTTTGGTGCAAAAACAGGGCGGTCCTTGTGCTGTGATAGCGCCCGTGCAGGCGTACTTGCTTAAGATAATTATCATGGACATGCCAGGCACACATTTAGCCAAG CTGCCCAGTGACAAATGCCAGAGTCTGCTGATTGAGGCGCTGTGCaatatattgcaaaattgTCGAGCGCCGCGCTTTAAAATTGTCACTCTACAGCGTCGTTCAACCAAAGAGCATCGCATGTCAGCATCGTCGTCGCCCGCCACTAACCCCAGCGATGTACAAGAGGCAGAGGAAGCCACTGAGGCAGCATCTGGAGCGGATGCAACGTTGGAGAGTCGCTTGGACTGGGATTTTGATTTCGAACTGACACCGGAACAGTTCCATGAGCGCCTGCACACAATATATTTTGATCAGATTATAGATGTTGCACGTTACTATATGGCCAaccaacagcaattgcaacagacCTATGGGGTGCTATTATTCATGTACTCGGTATTTCTAACCAAGGGCACGGAGCAGGTCACTTCAGAGATATCGGATACATCCGAGCCGCTAATACATAGCACATATGGCTATGGCGCACAGTCGTTGATCAACTTAATGCTTACTGGACGTGCCGTTGCGCATGTTTGGGATAATGAACAGGATGTGGGCGGTCTCAAATTGCGCGGAATTTGTGAGCAGAGCGATATTGGCTTCATAACACTTATGGAGCAAATGCGTTACTGCACAGTCGGCTCATTCTTTAAGAATCCGCGCTTTCCCGTTTGGGTTATGGGCTCCGATACGCATTTAACTG TATTGTTTAGCTATGAACAGAGGCTAGTATCGCCGGAGACAGCATCAGAGACAGGACGTCGCATATTTAAGTCATACGATCCGGAGGGCAATAATTTCATATCGAGCACTTTGCTACGTGATGTGCTACAAGCATTGGATCTGGTCAGCGAACCGGCATA TGTAAATCTCATGCAAAAGCGTCTGGATCCAGAGAATCTGGGCATCATACTGCTAAATGCTTTCATGGACGAGTTCTTTCCACAGGAACGTCAATCGACGCCTGACACATTCGAGCTAATGCACTACAATGGCATACCAGGATCCAATGATAATAACAAG GTGCGTTATTACTTTGGTTCGGCTATATTGCTGGAGGCCGATCTCAAATCCATATGCACCTCGAATCCGATGGTCACCTGTCTCCAGACCAAGTGGCCCAACATAGAGATCAACTGGCATGATACGTATATGCCttcattgaattga
- the LOC108606376 gene encoding inosine-uridine preferring nucleoside hydrolase, protein MEKSVRRVVFDCDIGIDDAWGLLMLLRAEEYLKSFKCEIPESIPIQKFKLTAVTCVRGNADIENTTKNAMRVLSAVKRMDIPVYKGCSGPILPTNWKPYSDFHGKDGLGDVGDYPQINEEQQLCSEHAVNAMYRLACEFPGQIDYILIGPLTNFAMCINLYGDAFLDKIGNVYIMGGNIHGKGNATKSAEFNFMLDPEAAFIVLERLKQPALILPWETCIDEELDLTLDWRLNVLGAVNSDFIKLMNRVETNVFVPRGFVKWLTCDALLIAAYLFPSHVIAQQRGYYASVELSGTQTRGQMVLDHKKGRIVDYLHGKDINANLIYHLHAKHMRTIFAWAAGLEGVRIEQLWEEEK, encoded by the exons ATGGAGAAGAGTGTACGGCGCGTGGTCTTCGACTGTGATATTGGTATCGATGATGCTTGGGGACTGCTGATGCTATTGCGAGCCGAGGAATATCTTAAGTCCTTTAAATGTGAAATTCCCGAGTCAATCCCTATACAGAAGTTTAAGCTAACGGCCGTTACATGTGTTAGGGGCAATGCCGACATTGAAAATACGACAAAGAATGCAATGCGTGTGCTCTCAGCAGTAAAAAGAATGGAC ATTCCTGTATATAAAGGCTGCAGTGGACCCATTTTACCCACCAATTGGAAGCCTTATTCAGATTTTCATGGCAAGGACGGTTTGGGCGATGTGGGCGACTATCCGCAGATCaatgaggagcagcagctatgTTCCGAGCATGCCGTAAATGCGATGTATCGCTTAGCCTGCGAATTTCCGGGACAGATTGATTATATACTCATAGGACCGCTGACAAATTTTGCCATGTGCATAAATCTTTATGGCGATGCATTTTTGGACAAAATTGGTAATGTGTATATTATGGGTGGCAACATCCATGGCAAAGGCAATGCGACGAAAAGTGCAGAGTTTAATTTCATGCTGGATCCCGAGGCTGCCTTTATAGTATTGGAGCGATTAAAGCAACCAGCGCTAATACTACCCTGGGAAACGTGCATTGATGAGGAGCTGGATCTAACTCTAGATTGGCGCCTCAACGTGTTGGGAGCTGTGAACAGCGATTTTATAAAGCTTATGAATCGCGTAGAGACAAACGTGTTTGTACCCCGCGGTTTTGTCAAGTGGTTAACCTGCGATGCGCTGCTTATAGCCGCTTATCTATTTCCCAGTCATGTTATTGCCCAGCAGCGCGGCTATTATGCCAGCGTGGAGCTAAGCGGCACACAGACACGCGGCCAAATGGTGCTGGATCATAAGAAGGGTCGCATTGTGGACTATCTGCATGGCAAGGACATTAATGCAAATCTCATTTATCATCTGCATGCGAAGCACATGCGGACCATATTTGCCTGGGCAGCTGGACTTGAAGGCGTGCGCATCGAGCAGTTGTGGGAGGAGGagaagtaa